One stretch of Magnetococcales bacterium DNA includes these proteins:
- the fusA gene encoding elongation factor G, translating into MAREIPLNRVRNIGIMAHIDAGKTTVTERILYYTGKSHKLGEVHDGTATMDWMEQEQERGITITSAATTCFWQEHRINIIDTPGHVDFTIEVERSLRVLDGAVAVFCSVGGVQPQSETVWRQADRYKVPRLAFVNKMDRLGANFKRVLKMMEDRLKTKPLPLQLPIGEEEKFVGMVDLVTRKALIFKDETLGAKYEVTEPPADMMEEVEIYRERLLEGALETDDALMERYLEGEEITEEEFRSCIRKGVLSSAFVPVLCGSAFKNKGVQPLLDAVVSYFPAPVDTPPVEGELANSGEKVERQHGDGEPFSALAFKIMSDPFVGSLTFFRVYSGILESGSYVYNSGKDKKERIGRLMLMHANKREDIKEVRTGDIAAAVGLKYTTTGDTLCTDKNPIILERMKFPEPVIAIAIEPKTKADQEKMGIALGRLAMEDPSFRVAVDHETNQTIISGMGELHLEILVDRMLREFKVEANVGKPQVAYRETITKSVEQEGRFVRQSGGRGQFGHVWIKLEPLEPGKGFEFVDAIKGGIVPREYIPAVEKGIAEAMTSGVRAGYPMVDFRATLFDGSYHEVDSSEMAFKVAGSMAFKDGCRKAVPILLEPVMFVEVEVPEDYMGDVIGNLNSRRGQIQGMESVAGHQVVSAMVPLANMFGYATDLRSMTQGRATFTMEFHHYEQVPEGIADEIVAKVKS; encoded by the coding sequence GTGGCTCGTGAAATACCACTGAACAGGGTTCGCAACATAGGCATCATGGCGCATATCGATGCGGGCAAGACGACCGTAACGGAGCGTATTCTGTATTATACAGGGAAGTCGCACAAACTTGGTGAAGTCCACGATGGGACTGCCACCATGGACTGGATGGAACAGGAGCAGGAACGGGGGATCACCATCACCTCTGCCGCCACGACCTGTTTTTGGCAGGAGCATCGGATCAATATCATCGATACCCCGGGGCATGTCGATTTTACGATCGAGGTGGAACGCTCATTGAGGGTTCTTGACGGGGCTGTCGCGGTTTTTTGTTCCGTAGGTGGGGTTCAGCCGCAATCGGAAACGGTCTGGCGCCAGGCGGACCGGTACAAGGTTCCCCGTTTGGCGTTCGTCAACAAGATGGATCGCCTTGGGGCCAATTTCAAGCGCGTCCTCAAGATGATGGAGGATCGGCTCAAGACAAAGCCTCTGCCATTGCAGTTGCCGATCGGCGAGGAAGAGAAATTTGTTGGCATGGTCGATCTGGTGACCCGGAAGGCGTTGATTTTCAAGGATGAGACGCTCGGGGCCAAGTATGAGGTGACGGAACCGCCGGCGGACATGATGGAAGAGGTGGAGATCTACCGCGAACGGCTTCTGGAAGGGGCACTGGAGACGGATGATGCCCTCATGGAGCGGTATCTTGAGGGGGAGGAGATCACGGAAGAGGAATTCCGTTCGTGCATTCGCAAAGGGGTTCTGTCGAGTGCCTTCGTCCCTGTGTTATGCGGGTCCGCCTTCAAGAACAAGGGGGTGCAGCCGTTGCTTGATGCGGTGGTTTCCTACTTTCCCGCGCCTGTGGATACGCCGCCTGTGGAAGGGGAACTGGCGAATTCCGGTGAGAAGGTGGAACGGCAACACGGAGACGGCGAGCCGTTTTCGGCACTTGCCTTCAAGATCATGTCCGATCCCTTTGTCGGATCGCTGACCTTTTTCCGGGTTTATTCGGGGATTCTCGAATCGGGTTCCTACGTATACAATTCGGGCAAGGACAAGAAGGAACGGATCGGACGGTTGATGTTGATGCACGCCAACAAGCGTGAGGACATCAAGGAGGTTCGTACCGGAGACATTGCGGCGGCGGTAGGGTTGAAGTATACCACGACAGGCGATACGCTGTGTACCGACAAGAATCCGATCATTCTGGAGCGGATGAAGTTTCCCGAACCCGTGATTGCGATTGCCATCGAACCGAAGACCAAGGCGGATCAGGAAAAGATGGGGATTGCCCTGGGGCGGCTCGCGATGGAAGACCCGTCTTTTCGTGTGGCAGTGGATCACGAGACCAATCAGACCATCATTTCCGGGATGGGCGAGTTGCATCTGGAAATTTTGGTGGACCGGATGCTGCGCGAGTTCAAGGTCGAGGCCAATGTCGGCAAGCCGCAGGTCGCCTATCGCGAGACCATTACCAAGTCGGTCGAGCAGGAAGGGCGGTTTGTCCGGCAATCTGGTGGACGTGGCCAGTTTGGCCATGTCTGGATCAAATTGGAACCTTTGGAGCCGGGGAAAGGGTTTGAGTTTGTCGATGCCATCAAAGGTGGTATTGTCCCCAGGGAATACATTCCGGCGGTGGAAAAGGGGATTGCCGAGGCGATGACCAGCGGCGTTCGCGCCGGGTATCCGATGGTTGATTTTCGGGCAACGTTGTTCGATGGCTCGTACCATGAGGTGGACTCGTCGGAAATGGCCTTCAAGGTTGCCGGCTCGATGGCGTTCAAGGATGGATGCCGCAAGGCGGTCCCGATTCTTCTGGAGCCGGTGATGTTTGTCGAGGTTGAAGTTCCCGAGGATTATATGGGTGATGTGATCGGCAACCTGAACTCACGTCGTGGGCAGATTCAGGGAATGGAAAGCGTTGCGGGGCATCAGGTGGTCTCGGCGATGGTTCCCTTGGCCAACATGTTTGGATATGCGACCGATTTGCGGTCGATGACTCAGGGACGGGCGACGTTCACCATGGAATTTCATCACTATGAGCAGGTTCCCGAAGGGATCGCCGATGAAATCGTGGCCAAGGTGAAAAGTTGA
- the tuf gene encoding elongation factor Tu, with protein sequence MAKEKFERTKPHVNIGTIGHVDHGKTTLTAAITKTLARKGGARFMAYDQIDSAPEEKERGITISTAHVEYETEARHYAHVDCPGHADYIKNMITGAAQMDGAILVVSAADGPMPQTREHILLARQVGVPALVVYLNKVDQVDDPELLELVELEVRELLSQYEFPGDDIPIVAGSALKALEEDEGEMGHGSIVKLLEEVDAYIPQPDRPLDGKFLMPIEDVFTISGRGTVVTGRIERGVINVGDSVAIVGLRETQNTTCTGVEMFRKLLDQGQAGDNVGVLLRGTKREDVERGQVLAAPNSITPHTRFKAECYILTKEEGGRHTPFFSNYRPQFYFRTTDVTGVLELPKDIEMVMPGDNIALEVTLIAPIAMEKGLRFAIREGGRTVGAGVVSEIVQ encoded by the coding sequence ATGGCCAAGGAAAAGTTTGAGCGCACCAAGCCTCATGTGAATATTGGCACGATTGGGCATGTGGATCATGGCAAGACGACGCTGACGGCGGCGATTACCAAGACACTGGCTCGAAAGGGTGGCGCACGGTTCATGGCCTATGATCAAATCGATTCGGCCCCCGAGGAGAAGGAACGGGGGATTACGATTTCGACGGCGCATGTTGAATATGAGACGGAAGCGCGGCATTACGCCCACGTCGATTGTCCGGGCCATGCCGATTATATCAAGAACATGATCACTGGCGCAGCGCAGATGGATGGTGCTATACTGGTTGTTTCCGCTGCCGATGGACCGATGCCGCAGACGAGAGAGCACATATTGCTGGCGCGTCAGGTTGGTGTTCCCGCACTGGTCGTCTATCTCAACAAGGTGGACCAGGTGGATGATCCGGAGCTGCTGGAATTGGTTGAACTGGAAGTACGGGAACTTTTGAGCCAATATGAGTTTCCCGGGGATGACATACCGATTGTCGCGGGGTCGGCATTGAAGGCCCTTGAAGAGGACGAGGGAGAGATGGGGCATGGCTCCATCGTGAAACTGCTGGAAGAAGTCGATGCCTACATTCCGCAGCCGGACCGTCCTCTGGATGGGAAGTTTTTGATGCCGATCGAGGATGTGTTTACGATTTCGGGTCGGGGCACGGTCGTGACGGGACGAATCGAGCGTGGTGTGATCAACGTCGGCGATTCGGTAGCGATTGTTGGTTTGCGGGAGACACAGAATACGACGTGTACCGGCGTGGAAATGTTTCGCAAGCTGCTGGATCAGGGGCAGGCGGGTGATAATGTCGGAGTGCTACTGCGCGGGACGAAACGGGAAGATGTGGAGCGGGGGCAGGTACTGGCTGCGCCGAATTCCATCACACCGCATACAAGGTTCAAGGCGGAGTGTTATATTCTGACGAAAGAGGAGGGTGGACGGCATACCCCGTTCTTCTCCAATTACAGGCCGCAGTTTTATTTCCGGACGACCGATGTTACGGGTGTTCTGGAACTTCCCAAGGATATCGAGATGGTGATGCCAGGGGACAACATTGCGCTTGAGGTGACGTTGATTGCCCCGATCGCCATGGAGAAGGGATTAAGGTTTGCCATCCGGGAAGGTGGACGGACGGTGGGAGCGGGAGTTGTGAGCGAGATTGTTCAATAG
- the rpsJ gene encoding 30S ribosomal protein S10 produces the protein MENQKIRIRLKAFDHRILDQSTGEIVQTARRTGAEIRGPIPLPTKINRYTVLRSPHVDKKSREQFEIRTHKRLIDIVNPTPQTVDALMKLDLAAGVNVEIKL, from the coding sequence ATGGAAAACCAAAAGATACGAATCAGACTGAAGGCTTTTGACCATCGAATCCTGGATCAGTCCACGGGCGAGATTGTGCAAACGGCACGGCGGACGGGAGCGGAGATTCGTGGACCGATTCCGCTGCCGACAAAGATTAACCGTTATACGGTGCTGCGTTCACCGCATGTGGACAAGAAGTCGCGGGAGCAGTTTGAAATCCGCACCCACAAGCGTCTGATCGACATTGTCAATCCCACGCCGCAGACGGTGGATGCGTTGATGAAGCTTGATCTGGCGGCAGGGGTGAATGTCGAGATCAAATTGTGA
- the rplC gene encoding 50S ribosomal protein L3 produces the protein MAPGLIGRKIGMTRIFTEEGLSQPVTLIKAGPCPVVAIKDTSKDGYSAVQVGFDEVKPSRLSKAVRGIFSKANVPVKKVLREFRVDDSGSYSVGQTLTVEQFTVNGYVDVTGTSVGKGFAGVMKRWGFAGGNATHGAHRIHRSPGSIGQNQSPGRVFKNKKMAGHMGHATVTMQNLKVASVDPENNLIVIKGSIPGAKGSVVLIRPAAKKT, from the coding sequence ATGGCCCCGGGATTGATTGGCCGAAAAATTGGGATGACCCGTATTTTCACCGAGGAGGGGCTTTCCCAGCCGGTGACTTTGATCAAAGCTGGTCCGTGTCCAGTGGTTGCGATCAAGGATACGAGCAAGGACGGGTACAGTGCGGTTCAGGTTGGATTCGACGAAGTCAAGCCGTCGCGCCTGAGCAAGGCGGTTCGCGGAATATTTTCCAAGGCCAATGTTCCGGTCAAGAAGGTATTGCGGGAGTTTCGCGTTGACGATAGCGGAAGTTATTCGGTCGGTCAGACGCTGACGGTGGAACAGTTCACGGTGAATGGATATGTGGACGTGACGGGGACGAGTGTTGGAAAGGGATTTGCAGGTGTGATGAAGCGGTGGGGTTTTGCGGGAGGAAACGCGACCCATGGCGCCCACCGGATCCATCGCTCTCCGGGATCCATTGGCCAGAACCAGTCGCCGGGACGGGTTTTCAAGAACAAGAAGATGGCGGGGCATATGGGTCATGCGACGGTGACGATGCAAAACCTGAAGGTTGCCTCGGTGGATCCCGAGAACAATCTGATCGTGATCAAGGGCAGCATCCCGGGTGCAAAAGGATCGGTGGTTTTGATACGACCCGCCGCAAAGAAAACCTGA
- the rplD gene encoding 50S ribosomal protein L4, translating to MELSLKDTQNNHLRTIEVSESLFGRKVRKDLLARMVNYQLAKRRSGTASTKGRSDVRGGGRKPYRQKGTGNARQGTIRAPQFRTGGIVFGPLPRSYAHKMDKKERRLALMTALSAKHAAGEMVIIEQMALTEIKTKAIKAILAALDAGQSALIVVAEENRNVELSARNLPGVKVLRLEGINTYDLLAHEKLIITEDAVKRLEERLS from the coding sequence ATGGAATTATCCCTTAAAGATACACAGAACAATCATTTGCGGACCATTGAAGTTTCCGAGTCCTTGTTTGGCCGCAAGGTCAGAAAGGATTTGCTGGCACGAATGGTCAATTATCAGTTGGCCAAACGGCGGTCAGGAACGGCGTCCACGAAGGGCCGTTCCGATGTGCGGGGTGGAGGACGGAAACCTTATCGTCAGAAGGGGACCGGGAATGCCAGACAGGGAACGATTCGGGCACCGCAATTTCGCACGGGTGGGATTGTATTTGGTCCGCTGCCGCGCAGTTATGCCCACAAGATGGACAAGAAGGAGCGGCGTCTGGCTCTGATGACGGCCCTGTCCGCCAAGCATGCGGCAGGGGAGATGGTCATCATTGAGCAAATGGCGTTGACGGAGATCAAAACCAAGGCGATCAAGGCGATTCTGGCGGCGTTGGATGCGGGGCAATCGGCGCTGATCGTGGTGGCGGAGGAGAATCGCAACGTCGAACTGTCGGCGCGGAATCTGCCTGGTGTCAAGGTGTTGCGCCTTGAGGGGATCAATACCTACGACCTGCTGGCGCATGAAAAACTCATCATTACCGAGGATGCCGTGAAAAGGCTGGAGGAGAGGCTGTCGTGA
- the rplW gene encoding 50S ribosomal protein L23 encodes MSDPYTLYTILDAPRITEKATLCQEKDDQVIFKVQRSANKAEIKAAVEKMFGVKVIGVQTSNVKGKIKRFGRTVGRRKDWKKAVVRLEAGQGIDFFQNK; translated from the coding sequence GTGAGCGATCCGTATACCCTGTACACCATCCTTGACGCTCCGAGGATTACCGAGAAGGCGACCCTGTGTCAGGAAAAGGACGACCAGGTGATCTTCAAGGTCCAGCGGAGCGCCAACAAGGCCGAGATCAAAGCGGCCGTGGAAAAGATGTTCGGCGTCAAGGTGATCGGAGTCCAGACGAGCAACGTCAAGGGCAAGATCAAGCGGTTCGGCAGGACCGTGGGGCGGCGGAAGGATTGGAAAAAAGCGGTTGTCCGGCTTGAAGCAGGGCAGGGGATCGATTTTTTCCAGAACAAATAA
- the rplB gene encoding 50S ribosomal protein L2, whose amino-acid sequence MALRTYKPTSNGRRGLVTVDYSELSTEKPESSLVRGMVGKGGRNSQGRLTVRYQGGGHKRRYRMVDFKRNKADVPAKVARLEYDPNRTAFIALLHYADGEKRYILAPQRLKVGDEVVSGGQVEVKPGNAMPLRGMPIGTIIHNVEMKPGKGGQIGRSAGNSIQLMGKEGKYAQLKLPSGEMRMVLLDCMATVGLVSNPDHGNIKIGKAGRKRWMGIRPHVRGVAMNPVDHPHGGGEGRTSGGRHPCTPWGVPTKGKKTRGKGKNSDRLIMRRRK is encoded by the coding sequence ATGGCATTGAGGACGTACAAACCGACATCGAATGGCAGGCGGGGCTTGGTCACGGTAGACTATTCGGAGCTTTCCACCGAGAAGCCCGAGAGCTCCCTGGTGCGCGGCATGGTCGGCAAGGGAGGGAGAAATTCCCAGGGACGGCTGACGGTTCGTTACCAGGGGGGTGGTCACAAGCGCCGTTATCGCATGGTTGATTTCAAGCGGAACAAGGCCGATGTGCCGGCCAAGGTTGCCCGTCTTGAATATGATCCCAACCGGACGGCGTTCATCGCTCTTTTGCACTATGCAGATGGGGAAAAGCGCTATATTCTGGCACCCCAGCGTCTGAAGGTGGGGGATGAGGTGGTTTCCGGCGGTCAGGTGGAGGTCAAACCGGGCAATGCCATGCCGCTTCGCGGCATGCCGATTGGCACCATCATCCACAATGTCGAGATGAAGCCCGGCAAAGGGGGGCAGATTGGTCGCTCGGCAGGAAACTCGATTCAACTCATGGGCAAGGAAGGTAAATATGCCCAGTTGAAACTTCCTTCGGGTGAAATGCGGATGGTGTTGCTGGACTGCATGGCGACCGTGGGGCTGGTATCCAATCCGGACCATGGGAACATCAAGATTGGCAAGGCGGGTCGCAAGCGGTGGATGGGGATACGTCCACACGTTCGCGGTGTTGCGATGAACCCTGTGGACCATCCGCATGGCGGCGGTGAAGGGCGGACCTCGGGCGGTCGTCATCCATGCACACCATGGGGCGTACCGACGAAGGGGAAGAAGACTCGAGGCAAAGGAAAGAACTCGGACCGTCTGATCATGAGGCGTCGCAAATAG
- the rpsS gene encoding 30S ribosomal protein S19 translates to MSRSIKKGPFFDDYLLKKVQHLRSDGRKEMIKTWSRRSTIIPDFVGFTFGVHNGRKFVPVLVTENMVGHKFGEFSPTRTYHGHTADKKTSR, encoded by the coding sequence GTGTCTCGGTCAATCAAGAAGGGTCCTTTTTTCGACGATTATCTGCTGAAGAAGGTGCAGCATCTCCGGAGCGACGGACGCAAGGAGATGATCAAAACCTGGTCACGCCGATCGACGATCATCCCGGATTTTGTGGGATTCACGTTTGGCGTTCACAACGGCAGAAAGTTTGTGCCGGTGCTGGTGACGGAGAACATGGTTGGCCACAAGTTTGGCGAGTTCAGTCCGACGCGCACCTATCATGGGCACACCGCCGACAAGAAGACAAGCCGGTAA
- the rplV gene encoding 50S ribosomal protein L22 produces MEAVARARNLRVAPTRVRLVIDQIRGKDVQSAMNVLEFSRKRIAKAVKEALKSAIANAENNHGLDVDTLYVSRVHVDQGPMLKRFLPRARGRASRILKRTSHLTVAVSERE; encoded by the coding sequence ATGGAAGCTGTAGCCAGAGCAAGGAACCTCAGGGTGGCCCCGACCCGTGTCCGCCTTGTGATTGATCAGATACGGGGCAAGGATGTGCAGTCGGCGATGAACGTCTTGGAGTTCTCGCGCAAGCGGATTGCCAAGGCGGTCAAGGAGGCATTGAAGTCGGCGATCGCCAACGCGGAGAATAATCATGGATTGGATGTGGATACGTTGTATGTGTCGCGTGTCCACGTCGATCAGGGACCGATGCTGAAACGGTTTCTCCCAAGGGCGCGGGGACGTGCGTCGCGGATACTGAAACGGACATCTCATCTGACGGTTGCGGTCAGCGAACGGGAATGA
- the rpsC gene encoding 30S ribosomal protein S3, protein MGQKVHPTGFRLGITKTWDNRWYADKEYAALLLEDDKLRTWLKKRLEHASVSKIVIERPAKKARINIHSARPGIIIGKKGTDIEKLKEDLRKISSTEVQINIVEVRKPEAEAQLIAENVAQQLVRRVAFRRAMKRAVTSAMRLGAQGIRINCSGRLGGGEIARTEWYREGRVPLHTLRADIDYGFASALTTYGIIGVKVWVFKGEVIEREK, encoded by the coding sequence ATGGGGCAAAAGGTTCATCCTACCGGATTCAGACTGGGTATTACGAAGACCTGGGACAATCGTTGGTATGCCGACAAAGAGTACGCTGCTCTGCTTCTGGAGGATGACAAACTCAGGACGTGGCTTAAAAAGCGTCTTGAGCATGCGAGTGTCTCCAAGATTGTGATCGAGCGGCCCGCGAAGAAAGCGCGGATCAACATACACTCGGCCCGTCCAGGCATTATCATCGGCAAGAAGGGGACCGACATCGAAAAGTTGAAGGAGGACCTGCGCAAGATTTCGAGCACCGAGGTCCAGATCAACATTGTCGAGGTTCGGAAACCAGAGGCGGAAGCGCAGTTGATCGCCGAGAATGTGGCCCAACAGTTGGTTCGACGTGTTGCGTTTCGGCGTGCGATGAAGCGTGCGGTGACCTCGGCAATGCGATTGGGGGCCCAGGGGATCAGGATCAACTGTTCGGGGCGGCTTGGTGGTGGAGAGATTGCACGGACCGAGTGGTATCGCGAGGGAAGGGTACCGCTGCATACCTTGCGCGCCGATATCGACTATGGTTTTGCCTCGGCACTGACGACCTACGGGATCATTGGGGTCAAGGTCTGGGTTTTCAAGGGTGAAGTGATCGAACGGGAGAAGTGA
- the rplP gene encoding 50S ribosomal protein L16, with protein sequence MLQPRKTKYRKAHKGRVHGLAYKCSELNFGQYGLKALTAGRLTARQIEAGRRAMTRHIKRGGRIWIRMFPNIPVSKKPAEVRQGKGKGNPEFWIARIKAGRILYEMEGVTEALALEAMSRAAAKLPVPTKFVVRGRIS encoded by the coding sequence CTGTTACAACCCAGAAAGACCAAATACAGGAAGGCCCACAAGGGAAGGGTTCATGGACTGGCCTATAAATGTTCGGAGTTGAACTTTGGACAGTATGGTCTTAAGGCCCTGACGGCAGGCCGTCTGACGGCACGGCAGATCGAGGCGGGTCGGCGGGCGATGACACGGCATATCAAGAGGGGCGGAAGAATCTGGATTCGAATGTTTCCCAACATTCCCGTCTCGAAGAAGCCAGCCGAGGTACGCCAGGGGAAAGGCAAGGGCAACCCGGAATTCTGGATTGCCCGGATCAAGGCGGGACGAATTCTCTATGAGATGGAAGGGGTGACCGAGGCGCTGGCTCTGGAGGCCATGTCCCGGGCTGCGGCCAAGCTGCCGGTTCCCACCAAATTTGTCGTTCGCGGGAGGATCAGCTGA
- the rpmC gene encoding 50S ribosomal protein L29 yields the protein MKASELRQLGPEEIGNKLQGLYKEAFNLRFRHATAQLENSSEIKKVRRNIARIKTIVAETKRAEVKEN from the coding sequence ATGAAGGCATCCGAGTTGCGTCAACTGGGTCCTGAAGAGATTGGAAACAAGTTGCAGGGGCTGTACAAGGAAGCGTTCAATCTTCGCTTTCGCCATGCCACGGCACAATTGGAAAACTCTTCCGAAATCAAGAAAGTGCGTCGTAATATCGCCCGGATCAAAACAATCGTCGCCGAAACGAAACGGGCCGAGGTCAAGGAGAATTAG
- the rpsQ gene encoding 30S ribosomal protein S17, which yields MPPRVLQGVVVSDKMDKTVVVLVERRVRHPLYGKIVRRSKKYKAHDPENKCAIGDVVRIRECPPVSKDKHWTVIEEAVA from the coding sequence ATGCCACCACGGGTTCTTCAGGGGGTTGTTGTCAGTGACAAGATGGACAAGACTGTCGTGGTCCTGGTGGAAAGGCGTGTACGGCATCCGTTATACGGCAAGATTGTGCGCCGCTCCAAGAAGTACAAGGCGCACGATCCAGAGAATAAATGTGCCATCGGGGACGTCGTCAGGATCCGTGAATGCCCGCCGGTGAGCAAGGACAAGCATTGGACGGTGATTGAGGAGGCGGTGGCATGA
- the rplN gene encoding 50S ribosomal protein L14 — translation MIQVQTMLDVADNSGAKKVQCIKVLGGSKRRYARVGDVITVAIKSAIPRGKVQKGEVAQAVVVRTKKAIIREDGSYIRFDTNAAVLINKQGEPIGTRIFGPVTRELRSKNYMKIVSLAPEVL, via the coding sequence ATGATTCAAGTACAGACGATGCTGGACGTCGCCGACAATTCAGGCGCCAAGAAAGTCCAATGCATCAAGGTTCTGGGCGGATCGAAAAGGCGATATGCACGGGTGGGCGATGTCATCACCGTGGCGATCAAATCGGCGATCCCTCGCGGGAAGGTGCAAAAGGGAGAAGTTGCGCAGGCTGTGGTGGTGCGCACCAAGAAGGCGATCATTCGTGAGGATGGCAGCTATATCCGATTTGATACCAATGCCGCGGTGTTGATCAACAAGCAGGGTGAACCGATTGGGACACGCATTTTTGGTCCGGTGACGCGCGAACTGAGAAGCAAGAACTACATGAAAATCGTTTCCCTGGCACCCGAGGTTCTGTAG
- the rplX gene encoding 50S ribosomal protein L24, with amino-acid sequence MKNQFKTRLKKGDQVIVLTGKDKGKRGQILQVLPKKESVLVEKVNMIKRHTKADKTSGGGIVEKEAPIHCSNVQYFDPIAGRGSGIRMKTLEDGKRIRISKKSGEAV; translated from the coding sequence ATGAAGAACCAATTCAAGACCCGATTGAAAAAGGGTGATCAGGTAATCGTCCTTACCGGAAAGGACAAGGGCAAGCGGGGGCAAATTCTTCAGGTTCTTCCAAAGAAGGAATCGGTCCTGGTCGAAAAGGTCAACATGATCAAGCGACACACCAAGGCGGACAAGACCAGTGGTGGAGGGATTGTCGAGAAGGAAGCCCCGATTCATTGTTCCAATGTTCAGTACTTCGATCCGATTGCCGGCAGGGGATCGGGAATCCGTATGAAGACCTTGGAAGATGGAAAGCGGATCCGGATTTCCAAAAAGTCGGGTGAAGCAGTCTAG
- the rplE gene encoding 50S ribosomal protein L5 encodes MARLKEHYQKKVVAALIKEFGYKNPMQVPRIEKIVLNMGVGEAIADRNALNGAVSDMTAIAGQKPVITHAKRSVAGFKLREGQPIGCRVTLRSERMYEFLDRLINMALPRVRDFRGVSGKSFDGRGNFAMGVKEQIIFPEIDYDKVDAVRGMDVVIVTSAKTDAEAKALLRGFNMPFVN; translated from the coding sequence ATGGCAAGGTTGAAGGAACATTACCAAAAGAAGGTTGTCGCTGCCCTGATCAAGGAGTTCGGCTACAAGAACCCCATGCAGGTTCCAAGGATCGAAAAGATTGTCCTGAACATGGGTGTTGGCGAGGCGATTGCCGATCGAAACGCTTTGAATGGAGCGGTGAGCGACATGACTGCCATCGCCGGGCAAAAGCCGGTGATCACCCATGCGAAGCGATCGGTCGCAGGTTTTAAACTTCGTGAGGGACAGCCGATCGGATGTCGGGTGACCCTGAGATCGGAACGGATGTACGAATTTCTCGACCGTCTGATCAACATGGCTCTGCCACGGGTTCGTGACTTCCGTGGCGTATCGGGAAAATCGTTCGATGGCAGGGGCAACTTTGCCATGGGGGTCAAGGAACAGATCATTTTTCCCGAGATTGATTATGACAAGGTGGATGCGGTACGGGGCATGGATGTCGTCATCGTGACCTCGGCAAAGACCGACGCGGAGGCGAAAGCTCTGCTTCGCGGATTCAACATGCCGTTTGTGAATTGA
- a CDS encoding type Z 30S ribosomal protein S14: MAKKSMVEKWKRKPKFAVRAYNRCARCGRSRGYYRKFSLCRLCLRSMASRGEVPGVIKASW, translated from the coding sequence ATGGCCAAGAAATCAATGGTGGAAAAGTGGAAACGCAAGCCCAAATTCGCGGTGCGGGCCTATAATCGGTGTGCCCGTTGCGGTCGGTCTCGCGGTTATTATCGGAAATTCTCATTGTGTCGCCTGTGCCTGAGGTCCATGGCATCGCGAGGGGAAGTGCCCGGAGTCATCAAGGCTTCCTGGTAG
- the rpsH gene encoding 30S ribosomal protein S8: MGMTDPVSDMLTRIRNAQMAGKKFVDIPRSRIKVRIGEILAAEGYVGAVEEMGPEGDGRSFRLLLKYHLGRPVIEEIKRISRPGRRHYVRHDKLPRVYQGLGVAIVSTSKGVMTSKEAGKQGIGGELLCTVF, encoded by the coding sequence ATGGGAATGACCGACCCAGTCAGTGATATGTTGACACGAATCCGTAATGCCCAGATGGCGGGCAAGAAGTTCGTGGATATACCCAGATCCCGGATCAAGGTCAGGATTGGCGAGATACTGGCTGCGGAGGGGTATGTTGGCGCAGTTGAGGAAATGGGGCCGGAAGGTGATGGACGGAGTTTTCGTCTTCTTCTCAAGTATCATCTTGGCAGGCCGGTGATCGAAGAGATCAAAAGAATCTCCCGCCCAGGTAGAAGGCACTATGTTCGTCATGATAAACTTCCGCGGGTCTATCAGGGACTCGGGGTGGCCATCGTATCGACCAGCAAAGGTGTCATGACCAGCAAGGAAGCGGGAAAGCAGGGGATCGGTGGTGAGCTCCTTTGTACCGTTTTTTGA